Part of the Anomaloglossus baeobatrachus isolate aAnoBae1 chromosome 1, aAnoBae1.hap1, whole genome shotgun sequence genome, ACACAAAGCTATTAATATCTAAAGTGCTGGcagcaaaagtaagtacaccccctaAGTGAACATGTCCAAATTGTGCCCAACTAGCCATTTTCCATCACCATTGTCctatcgctcattagtgttacaaggtctcagctgTGGATGGGGAGTAGatatgttaaatttggtgttatcgctcacacactctctcatactggtcactggaagttcaacttgGCACCTCattgcaaagaattctctgaggagctgAAAACAATAATTGTTACTCTACactaagatggcctaggctattagAAGATTGCTATCACTctcaaactgagctgcagcatggtggtcaAGATCATACAGTGATTTAGCAGGTTCCACTCAAAACAGGCTTGGTCATGGTTAACCAAAGAAGAtgagtgctcagcatcatatccagaggttgtcttttgaaaataaggtatgcacaccagtgactatgtaaggggaatacatgaaatagcagaaactgctgtgtgaatactgacttgaaaaatccaatagctatatgcaagagtgaatatgtgaaaaatggaatctgcattactgccatgaacatatgaatcaagagaaatttagctactgaattgatcaatgcaatagagccccaacactacgccaaagtatttctctacgttggggtccctagcttgtgtgtgtcctctcatgcagttaaaaaacctaccgtgtatgggaagctgagacccaggctatttatgcgtatgatatggattggcaataggtgtggttggggagggttcacaaatgaaaaaatactaacaaataggaataacgtttggaacaccattctatttgttagtattttttcgtttgtgaaccctccccaaccacacctattgccaatccatatcatacgcataaatagcctgggtctcagcttcccatacacggtaggttttttaactgcatgagaggacacacacaagctagggaccccaacgtagagaaatactttggcgtagtgttgaggctctattgcattgatcaattcaatagctaaatttctcttgattcatatgttcatggcagtaatgcagattccatttttcacattttcactcttacatatagctattgaatttttcatgtcagtattcacacagcagtttctgctatttcatgtattccccttacatagtcactggtgtgcataccttatctccccatagtgatgtttttttaggtttttgctcccagttcggacttagaatggtgttctaaacgttattcctatttgtcttTTGAAAATAGACATATTAATGATGCCAACATTGctacagaggttaaagggtttggggggtcagcctgtcagtgctcagaccatacaccacacactacaTCAAATTAGTCTGCAGGGCTGTCGTCCTAAAAGGAAACCTgttttaaagatgatgcacaagaaagcccacaaagagttttctgaagacaagcagacaaagGTCATAGATTATTGAAACCATgagctgtggtctgatgagaccaagataaacttatttggttcagatggtgtcaaacgtgtgttgtggcaaccagatgaggagtacaaagGCAAGTATGTCTTACCTACAGTGAATCATGGTGGTGAGAGTGCcttggtttggggctgcataagtgATCCTGGCTGAAGAGGACTCTAGTGACAACCTGTaaggctctagtgaactccatgccccaaAGAGTTAAAGCAGCATTTGCAAGTAATgctgaccacacaaaatattgatcaTTGCCATGATAAAGGTTTAGCtgaaacgcgtcttgccgtgcgctCTACAGCAGTAATTTTTCATCTTTGCCTGTATTTGTACTATGCTGCTATTGAAAAGATTTTTTAATCtacatttgaaataaagaaaaagattttttattcatcACAAGCCTGGCTCGCTGGATTTATCCTACCTTTATATCAATTGCTGGCAAGAGCTCCTGCCATTTATCCGATGCTGAGTGTCTGTATGACATAGCTGCCTATTCACTGAATCAACTTGGTAAgctggcattttttcttttttcatgcatttttatggTTCATAAAATTGAccagaatagtggatcctgtgatgGTCTGTGTGGAAATTGGCCATGTCCACTGGCACACAGGATATCATGGTTCGCTGTTCTCTCTGTGCTTTTTATGGCACACATGAAGCAATGATACGCTCATCTGGacaagccctaaggctatgtgcgcacttagcttttttacctgcttttccactgctttttcaactgcagcgttttcatgccaaaattcttgcgttatgcttttcaagcaaagtcaatgggacattgagctttcttatgcgcactttgctgttcaaaacgctgcgtttaatttgcataaatttgggcaaaaactcagcatttcaAGAAGCAacacgtcaattgtttttgccaatttggctgcgtttcccatccattcaatttaatacaaaactgcagcgtttctaaaagcaccggaaaagcactaaacactcatgaaaaccgcaaggtgcacATAGGCTattttctttgcgttttacatgcatttttaaagccaaaagcattgtcctttctgccagaggatgctttttgaactgcaactacctcgtcgcaaagtgcgcacatagccttagggtaagaGTACACATATGTATAAAATGGATCAACACAGTTGATTCCAATCAGAACAATTATTTGATTGGTGAAATTTAGAAAATACGTGTTTTGAAATTTTATCCCATATTCTCCAGTTAACAAAAATCTTTCTGTTGAAAAAGGTTTCTAGAACATTCATATAGAGGTCATTCATCCTTTGTCTGTTACCAGTGAACATAACTAAAGGGATCGTCTATAATGATATAGTCCCTTTTAATTTGCTGAGTTCTTTAGTCACTGGCTCCAAATTTTCTTTTCATTAAAGTATAATGATTATTTTAACATTTTCAAGTGAATTTCTTTTGTGAATGAAGTAAAGTAGAACTTCTTTGTGATGACCACCTACATTTGATGAGAAAACTGGCCTTTTAGAATGGCTGTTGTCTCAAAGAATATGGCCAATAGGCAAATGATATTCTACATTCGAAGAGAATATTCTGGGCTGGGTTAGGGCTGGATGATTTTGACAAAAAATAAAatctcagttttttttattttttaaattatatacGATGTTCGATtttaatataaattttttttttaaacttagtaTAGATAAGAAAATAAAGGCTGCACTCTCTTCCCGTGACCGTTCTGTGGCAACACTTCCTGGAATTCTTGCCAGCCTTTGAATCCTGACACTCAATAAAAATGTGTCCCCACATTTTTCCACACAAGCGCCAAGAGATGAAAGTATATGGCAGTGTACACATGTAGCGTTTTTTATGCATTTCTTTTCTGCTAGTGTTCACATGTTTTCTGCAAGAATAAATGCACCAAAAAGCACAGTTCAACAGCGTCTTTAAAGGACAATATGGGCAGGAGTTTTGTCACATAAAGTATTGCACAAACTTCGCAGACTGTCATAGTGTTGAGCcctattcagattgcagattctaatgcaggcttcacacggtacgatctatcgtgcgattgcacgaccgatcgtacccgctcccgtcatttgtgtgtcatgggcaaatcgctgcccgtgtcgtacaaagtcgttaaaccgccgtcacgttcacttacctgctgagtgatctcgctgtgggcagcgaacatcctcttcctgaagggggagggtcgttcggcgtcacagcgacgtcacacagccgccggccaatagaagcggaggggcggagatgagcgggaggtaaacatcccgcccacctccttccttccgcatagccggtgggtgccgcgggacgcaggtaagctgtgttcatcgttcccggggtgtcacacggagcgacgtgtgctgccacgggaacgattaacaaccggcgctattaagaataaacgattttttaaaaataagcgacgaataCATGATCGACTATTTTTTACTGATttgcgatcgcacgtaggtgtcacacaagacgacgtcgtgaacgatgtcggatgtgcgttatgaaaaccgtgaccctgacgatgcatcgcacgatagatcatctcgtgtgacgcctgcatagcAATCCGCCCAATGGTTTCCATGGTATCtgcgatcaacacaggcagactcgggtgtcagCCTGCTGTATTCTGATTCATGCAGGCTAGcatgagttaatctctgctggtatgcttgctcctttggtcacatgttgtggggaggcctatcacatatgCTGTTCTCCTATTTATGCTAGTTCAAACCTTCCACCCATACTAGCTAAAGTTTATTCTATGTTGAACTTTGAGGTGTAGTGTCTCagactaaggccggctttgcacactacgacatcgcaggtgcgatgtcggtggggtcaaatcgaaagtgacgtacatttcgacgtcacttgcgatgtcgtagtgtgtaaaacctttttgatacgatgaacgagcgcaaaagcgtcgttatcgtataatcggtgtagtctccgacatttccataatgccggtgcagcgacaggtacgatgttgttcctcgttcctgcggcagcatacatcgctgtgtatgaagccgcaggagcggggaatatcaccttacctgcgtcccggctgctatgagaaggaaggaggtgggcgggatgtttacatcatgcccatctccgcccctctgttgctattggccgtgtgacgccgcatgacccgcccacttaggaaggaggtggttcaccggctagagcgacatcgcaggacaggtgagtgcatgtgaagctgccatagcgataatgtttgctacggcagctatcacaagatatcgcacgtacgacgggggcggggactatcgcgctcgacatcgcagcatcggcttgtgatgtcgcagcgtgcaaagtacccctaaggctatgtgcccacgttgcgttctatcGCTGCAGAAATAGTccttactgaaaagccgatttcatgtgctctgatagcagcctctcccatagacagagcggggtctgcatgcagagcacacgaaagaagtgacatgtcacttcttagaacacaacacttcggcagtagccgaagcactgcgttctaatacgtcacgtgggcatggattaggcacaatcttcatagattgtgctgggcacgcaggacgcatgcagttacgctgcggtgcagatcgcataaTAAGCAAagtaaaagtataatagaaacatgggcaccacttctgcattattcaaccactcctggttttggctacaaatactgaggaaaaatacTGACCACATACATACTGAACTTGTGCTTTAGCACATTCCTTATGAATCAATCAATTACAAATTTCCGTAAAGGGAATCTGCCATGCTGGTTAAcactaataacctgcagatgtgcGATTAATAATGTTAGAAATGTGCCCGGTTGCCATACTAAATGTATACCAGTGAGGATTTGGCTGTCCAAGGGTCAGGGCGCCCTTACAACTGCGAGCAGTGACTGTAGTCACAACAGCACTactgtatgactgaaagccggtgACTACGGGAGGCACAAAGTTCATTTACTCTCAGATGCTGAACTTTAAGTATGGAGGCAAAGCTTCTTTCTAATgcgattaacctgcagattaaccctatatctgcaggttgatAGCTTTATTTGACGTGACTGTTTCCTTTTAAGTTGAAGATTGGGGGGTTCACAGACAAGGGGTCTGGAATTATATTTAGTACATgttatagatggaaaagagtaaaggGAAAAAGCCAAAGGGAAActaaacacaaaaaaaatggagAGTATGAGGGCTTTACACTTACCTCCTTTGCTGCACAGATCATACAAGCTAGAAACAGAAGATAGGGGTTAACCTTGATAAGTACTGAAAAATAAGGAGATGAGGGCATGGAAGTAGGAAACACATGAATTCAGCTGTAATTATCATTATTTTACAGCTcatagtgaatgcagctgatgtcttttgatcagaattatgggctgtagacatggatcacttataatcataatgatttagtGTGGTTTTCCAAAATTGTTCTTTATTTTTTGATAAGCTGTACAGAAAATattaaaagtcaagttggcaaccctgattCAGCACCGCTACCAAGGAGACTAAATGTGGTGGACATGAGttcgtgttgggggggggggtttatcggCTGAGTAGAAAATTCATCAGACATAATTTCAGAgacaaaataaaaaggttatgctaGTAGCCTGAAGATCAGAGAGAGGCATCTTAATCAATACTCAATATTACTTAACCACAGTATTCCTGTTTGTAGCAAAAATGATGGTTTCCTATGGATGCCAGCCACGGGCTGGCTTTCACAGAAAGTACCATCATGACAGGCACTGGGGTCTTCAGTTGTCCACCGGCTGTCACAGCAACACATCCATGTCCTGCAATTGAGTCATGTGAGGGCAGATGAGCAGTTAGAATGGCGCGCTGTAAATGCTGCTGACACGGATGGACCGCAACATTTAACTGGTTAATAGCCAATGGCAGAGCCCTACTCCACACTCGCCTGTTAGAGGCAGATAGAGGTTCAGCTGGCAAGaccgcatcaaagtcagggagaCGTACCAGCATATCTTATGTGTctgtttaaattatttttaatctttTCTGTGTGGTAGTATCATTTCTGACGAGGACATTttcacaaattatttttttttttatgttcttcttTTGAACCACAATTGGAAACtaatgtctgattttcattagttgATATTCATTAAATAtaaattgaaaattacttttgtaagttatttcagtgaccattgtgggtactttaaaggtgttgtccggtctaaaatgacaagtctgtaaGTGTATTGAGCAAGACCACAACAATCTAGCCAGATTCTGGCAGGGAGAATGCATATCACATACTCGCAGCCACGTGACCACTGTTCTCAGTGCTGACGACAGTGTGTATGATGTGagggttcacaagtctgcagtcacagagtgatttCAGGCCCGTCATTTTTGGCTAGACACCCCTATAAAAACATACCAATAATTGTGTCCATGTCTTTTCATTACTGGTAGCTAACAGATGGAGAAATTTAAGAAAAACAAATCCTGGAGTGCTACTACTATATTGGGACATTATATGACTGTTTCCTTCTTTACACTCCTTTCAAAACTATTGACGGAGGAGTAAATATTGTCGAAAAAATCAATTTGAAACATCATGTACTCTTCTTTTCAGATGTAGCTGGAATTCTAGCACATTATGCTTAATGTTTCACCCCATTGTGTTATGTTGAACAAATGGGATAATAGATATTTTTGTATTTTCAAAGTAAAAAAATATCTCTGTTTACGTCTGATAAAGTATTGTTATTGATTTCTTACATCAGTCATCAGTTTGTGATCAGCTCCTGATAAATTGTAATAAATAGGCCGGAGTACATTATAATCAGACTGTGCCAGCTCACCTGCCATAATGAGACGATCATATTCCGATAGATCCCTACATTGATATTATAGTTGTATAACAGAACTCATTACATAGATTTTACATCATGAATGAAGTTTGTGGATAACACTGTATTATTTTCTATTTGTTTCAGTTTGTTTTAGAACAAGTGGATATCACACACCCGGAGAACACGGCCTGGTATGAGCGCTATAAACATGATATTCCTGTATTTCATCTAAACGGACAGTTCCTGATGATGCACAGAGTAAACATTAAGAAATTGGAGAGATACCTAAGCAAGCTCGAGCGGGAAGATGACGTCAAATGACTCATGAGATGTCTTCTTTTTACTTATTTGATGGAAATATAATATAATTTCATTTATTTACACATAATTACTGAACATTGGACTGTTTGCAGTACAGAGTTTACCATACACAATGACGCAGTAGAACTATAGCAATACAAACAAAACTCATGCTAAGAATGTAAATTATTGTATTGATGGTCAGAATGCAGTCCAGCTGTCCAGATATAGACTGAAACTGATATTGTTTATATACTGTTTTCTGTGCCCATAGATATTCTAGTGTCTTCATGAAATTTGTACATTGAGATCAGAATTAATTTTATATTGATCCTGTgggcaaaaaggtgcaaaaaaaattgaaatagtTATATTATTCCAACTGAAGCATTTATTAACAGGCATGCACCTAGGAACAATAATCATTTAACGGATACAAAATAAAATGTTACTAATATGTTAGACCTTTTAGTGTTCTTCAATATACTGTATAGCGTGCCATAAGATTGCTGTGTTCTGTCTAAAGGAGCCTACCTAAAAAGAATACATAATACTGCATATACCATACATATGTAAGATGTGTATTTTATAGCTGCACTGTGGGAGAATGTAATGAAGTACAGATAAAAGAGGTAGAATTAGATGCACTGAGATGTCTAATTGCCGTTCCAGGTCAGAAGGTGCCAAGTGCTGGCGGCAATTGGCAAGTGAGGAATATTCTATTGCAGGTATAAGTGAGGAAAGCGTTATCAGGGCAACTAGTCACCCGACTGGTAGAAAGGCTCCTTAAGTAGTAGAAAGTCATAGTCAGGCTCCTTACAACCAGGAAGATTCTTAGAAGGCATCATCAGGATCATGGAagcagctggtgggtggggacatgGCTCAGGAAAAGTAATACAATTTCAGGGTTTTAAAGGGTTAAGTAGTGATGTCTAGGAACTTAAGACCTCATCATAGGTAACAAGGTTTTTAGTGGGCAAGGAAGTCCATGGCATAAGAAGAGATGCCTGGTGTGCAGGGAGGCAGGTGGCCAAATGTATATATGGCAGTGAGGCAGCAGTGGCATATGGTGAAGGTGACCATAGACAGCACAGAGAGGTGGTACAAAAAATATAGTAAGGCTGCTACCTTAGCCATAAAGCAAAAGGTATAGCACTTAACCACAGTTCAATAGGGATTAGCTCCGTTCCTGTATTTAGAACTCACCACGCTCTTTTCAAACTACACATTTATAGTCCTCTCCAGCACACACCAGGGATCAATAGGATTACTAATCCAATGCTAGTATCACTGTGCGCTGCTGCCCCATATACCGAGACCCTCTGTCACACAACGATTTGGAGGGACACACTTCTAGATCCCTTTTGCCAACCTGGTCAGGTGTGGGGGGGAATTTTTAGAAATATCACCATTTTAATTTACATAAGGTTGTTTCCAGTTTTTAAACCAGTTAAAAGACAAAAAGAGCACTACCTTCCACTTTTCTTAAATGCGTGTAGGCTCAGCCTGTCCAACTAATCCCAATAAGCTGGCAGCCATTAGAAAAAGGCAGCACTGGCAGATGTTGTGTCAGTACTGGAAGGCAGGACAATAACCAAACGCCACAGGAGGTAGAAGAAGGAGGAGGCAGCATGGACATGTTGTGATTGGTTTTCCCCTCACTAAATAGGCAGGCCAGATATGACATCACAATAAGGGAAAATGAGAGAACAGCGAGTCCTAAGCAACTGCTGCAAGTAAGCTACAGAAACACTTGCAGTACTGGACTAGGACACTGCTTCTCTCTCCTACCCCTGAGAATCCACTCCTAGTTTTGACTCAAATAGCTGCACCAAAATTGCCATTTGTGATTTCAGCCACAGGCTGCTGCTGCTAAACACAGACTTATTTTAGTGATATTTTCTGAATTTTAACCATTTACCAAAATTTTAACCAGTCTAAAGAAACACATTGGGGCAGATTTACAAAGCACCCAAAACCTGCTTTACGTGGCTTGCACTACATGTCTTACCACTATTTCCAACTCGCTCAGCAAAAGAGCATAGATTATCCTCCGTGTTATGGTTTAAAATGCAACACTGTGTAGCAAATtcgctaaaaaaaataaatgttgaaGACAGATATCCACTTTAATAGTTGAAATGAAAAAAGCTTGTTGCAAAAAGTCTGTGTGCAGCTGTAGCCTTAGGGTATGTCTTGTATTACTTACTAGTGCGGGCACATTCATTATGGCCGGCCACACACAGCTGCTGGTGTTTGAAGGATCGATTTCAGCTGTTCTTTTGTTGTACCATGAAGCTGTACACTTCCCGATACTCTGAACAAATTGATCTAAATACACTAAATTAACTGAAAGAAACACCAAAGGTCAACTACCTCTACAACAATTTACTTTATCTGGTCTGTTAAGGTTTCttgcttctttgtttttttctttttatttagctTCTATTTATATAAGTGTACATTATTTGTATTAAAATGTCGTATAATATTCTTCAATATTCCATGCGCTACCTCATGTCAGTAGAGAAAAACCCATATAATGTGAATTGAATATAAGCTTAATAACAATTGTCATTGAACTAACCTTGATCATTGATAGTCCAAATAGAGATTATTAGTAGAGTGTGGCAACCACACTGGTAGTTGTGGCCCCTGGACCAGAGCGATGTGAACCTCTTAGTACCTGCTGCATCCACAGCTCCTCTTCTGATTAATAGACCCCTGTGACGTAATCAGAGCATCGCACCTCAACATAATGACATTATGAGTGTCACGATGTTGTCTGCaggatacactgtgtgcagaattattagtcaaatgagtattttgatcacatgatactttttatacatgttttcctactccaagctgtataggcttgagagccaactaccaattaagtaaatcaggtgatgttcatctctgtaatgaggaggggtgtggtgtaataacatcaacaccctatataaggtgtgcttaatcatTAGGCaaattcctttcctttggcaaaatgggtcaaaagagagatttgacgggctctgaaaagtcccaacattgtgagatgtcttgcagagggatgtagcagtcttgaaattgccaaacttttgaagtgtgatcagtgaacaatcaagcgtttcatggcaaatagccaacagggtcacaagaagcgtattGGCAaataaggcgcaaaataactgcccatgaattgaggaaaatcaagcgtgaagctgccatgatgccatttgccaccagtttggccgtatttcagagctgcaatgttactggagtatcaaaaagcacaaggtgtgccatactcaggcacatggccaaggtaaggaaggctgaaaaacgaccacctttgaacaagaaacataagattaaacatcaagactgggctaagaaatatcttaagactgatttttcaaaggttttatggactcatgaaatgagagtgactcttgatgggccagaggctggatcagtaaagggcagagagctccactccgactcagacgccagcaaggtagaggtggggtactggtatgggctggtatcagcaaagatgaacttgagggaccttttcgggttgaggatggcgtgaagctcaactcccagacctactgccagtttctggaaaacaacttcaagcagtggtacaggaagaagtcggtatcgttcaagaaaaacatgattttcatgcaggacaatgctccatcacatgcatccaactactccacagcgtggctagccagtaaaggtctaaaagatgaaaaaataatgacatggcccccttgttcacctggtctgaaccccatagaaaacctatggtccctcataaaatgtaagatctacagggagggaaaacagtacacctctcggaacagtgtctgggaggctgtggtggctgctgcacgcagtgttgatcataaacagatcaagcaactgacagaatctatcgaTGGcaagctgttgagtgtcatcatagagaaaggtggctatattggtcactaattttttagggttttgtttttgcatgtcagaaatgtttgtttctaaattttgtgcagttatattggtttacctggggaaaataaacaagtgagatgggaatatattttgtttttattcagttgcctaataattctgcacagtaatagttacctgcacaaacagatatcctcctaagatagccaaatctaaaaaaaaaaaaacactccgacttccaaaaatattgagctttgatatttgagtcttttgggttgattgagaacatagttgttgatcaataataaaaaaatactctaaaatacaatttgcctaataattcggcaCACAGTGTAGTGAGGGACAGggtgctcctatactgtccctcacgctaggagaCCCTAAGCTATCTCTGACCTgcaggtggagatgccagagtgccATGCCTTACTTTTCTCCGGATTAGATCTAATCTGTTTCCTCCCCCAGGAATggaaaggggcaggagtgtgatggaaacatagATTAAGGACAGACAGGGCAAACCCAAAACACTTCAAACTcagaggaataaacagtaagagacaaAAGAGAAAAGCAAAGCAGGAGGGCAGCATCAAAAAGACAACATGGGTTAGCACCACAATCGCAGTAATGCACAACAACctctagtaaggctatgtgcgcacgttgcgtaattgcatgcagttacgctgcgatctgcaccgcagcgtaactgcatgcgtcctgcgtacccagcataatctatgaagattatgcaggagacgtgcgcaagtggcgtattagagcgcagcgcttcggctgctgcccgaagcgcgcgttcgaagaagtgacatgtcacttattccgtgcgctctgcatgcatcccccgctctgtctatgggaggggctgcagtcagagtgcatgaaattggctttttttttttttcattacggactctttctgcagcgatttgaagcgcacgtgtgctgttcaaatcgctgcagaaatttctgcagggacagaacgctacgtgcgcacatagcctatgtatGAATCACAACATCTCAACAGACAATAGTCCAGCTAGCATTTATAGTAGAGGAGTGAACATGACTGGTTTCACTACAGAATGTGATCAAAGAGAACTAACAAACAGCCCAGCACAGATTAACTCTTGATACcttgcctaaagggtgctttacccactgcgacatcgctaacgatatattgtcggggtcacgtagt contains:
- the C1H5orf63 gene encoding glutaredoxin-like protein C5orf63 homolog isoform X3, yielding MFHLRHVHRIKPIAVQWRKRHYAQEKPVLTLFTKNPCPLCDEAKDVLLPYMDRFVLEQVDITHPENTAWYERYKHDIPVFHLNGQFLMMHRVNIKKLERYLSKLEREDDVK